The nucleotide sequence CGGCCAGCCGCTGGTGCTTCTCCCGCCCGTAGGCCAGGCGGGCCGCCTCCACCGGGTCGCCCCCGAGCTCGGCGTCGGGCCCCATGAGGCCGACGTACTCGCCGTGCTCGGCGAACGGCTGCATCGTGTCCCGCACGGTCCGCACGAAGGCTGCGAGGTGCTCGTCCTCGGCCGGGTCGTGCCGGACGCCGTGCACCGTCAGCCAGTACCGTGCGGACCGGTTGGGGAAGGCGGTGGCCTCCTCGGGCACCCTGCCGAAGGCGCCCTCGAGGTGGTGGACGTCGATGCCGGTGCCTCGGCAGGTGATCCCGGAGGCCAGCCCGACGAGGACGTCGACGACCTCGTCGTCCAGCCGGGAGAAGGGAAGGTTGCGCCAGTGGCCGTGCGAGCCCCGGGGGAAGAGCCCGTCCCGCGCCCCCTGCCACGCGAGCCAGGGCGTCGGGCCCATCTCCTCGGCGTCGGGCGGAGCGTCCTCCCGCAGTCCGTCGACGACGTCCAGGCCTGCTGCGTGGTCCTCCGAGACCCAGCTGAACCCCACGGTCAGCACCGGTTCCTCGCCCATCCCGGCCGCCGGGGGCGGGATCGCGAAGGTGAGGACCGGGTTCATCTCGTCCGGCAGACCGCGCGACCACGCGGCGAAGGCGGACAGGGCGCCCGCCCAGCGCGGCCTTCGGTAGTGGAGGTTCCCCGCGAGCACGGTGGACGGCAGCCGGCGGGCCCGGAAGGTGAAGGAGGAGACCACCCCGAGGTTGCCCCCGCCGCCGCGGAGCCCCCAGAACAGCCCGGCGTTCTCCTCCTCGCTGACGTGCAGGTGGTCGCCGGCTGCGGTCACGACGTCGGCGGAGTCCAGGTTGTCGAGGCTCAGCCCGTTGCTGCGGGTCAGCCACCCCATGCCCCCGCACAGGGTCAGCCCCGCCACGCCCACCGCGCCGGTGAGGCCGCCGGGAACGGCGAGGCCGTGCCGGGCCGTGGCGCGGTCGAGAGCGGCGAAGGTGGTGCCGGGCTCCACGCTCACGAGCTGGTTCGCGGGATCGACGACGACGCCCCGCAGCCGCCCGAGGTCCAGCACCAGGCCGCCCTCGACCGTGCCGTGGCCCGCCACGCCGTGCCCGGCGCCCCGCACCGCCAGCGGCAGGCGCGTGCGCTGGGCCGCGGCCAGCGCCAGGTCGATGTCGGCGAGGTCCCCGGCCCGCACGAGAGCCCGGGGACGGGCGTCGATCAGGCCGTTCCAGACGCGGCGGGCCCTGTCGTAGTCGGCGTCCCCCGGCTCCACCAGCGCCCCGGCGAGACGGCCCCGGAGTTCCTGGAGCGCCCTGGTCGTCCCGTGGTCCGGCGCACCGTGGTCGGTGGTGCTCATGGCTCCCGCTCCCGCGCGAAAATAATTCGTCGGCCCGGGGCAAATTCTAGTCGTCCGCGTTCCCGACTCGGCAGATGACCTCGTCACGCCTGCATAACTCCGCGCGGGACGTCAGGGACGGACGGTCCCGTCCGCTCCGGCGGCCGGCCGGAGCTCGGCGGCCGGAGCCGCCCCGGCGGCACCGGCGCCCTCCGCGGGGCCGGCCGGATCGGCCGGGTCGGTGGTCCCGGTCCTGCCGGTGGCCGGCCCGGCCGCGGCCTTCGGCGCCGGGCTGTCCGGCTCCGCGTCCTGGTCGTTCGGGATCCCGTCGCCGTCGCGGTCCGGGTCGTCCTCGTTGCGCAGGCCGTCGCCGTCCAGGTCCGGGTCCTCGTCGTTGGGGAAGCCGTCCCCGTCGAGATCGGGGTCCTCGTGGTTCAGCAGGGGGGCGCCGTCGAGGAGGTCGCCGTCCAGGTTGTCGTCGTCGACGTCCGGGATCCCGTCCTTGTCGGTGTCCCGCTGCGCGTCCGGAATCTGCGGGGCGACTCCCGGTTCGAGCTCGGGCTCCACGTCGGGCTGAGGCGCGGGCTTCACCACGGGCTCGGGTGCCACCGGAGGCAGCTCTGGCTCCTCGAGTACCGGCGGGGCCGGAACGGGCTCGGGCACGTCAGGATCGGCCGGAGGAGCAGCCGGCACGGATGGGGCAGCCGGCACGGCCGGGATGGCCGGCACGGGTGGGGTATCCGGAGCCGGGGCGGCCTCCGCCTGCTGCACGGGCGGCTTGGCGTTTCCGGCCTTCTCGGCCTCTGCTCGCTTCGCGGCCTCGGCCTTCTTGGCGGCCTCCGCCTTTTTCACCGCATCGGCTTTCTTCGCAGCCTCGGTCTTCTTCGCGGCCGCCGCCTTCTTCGCGGCCCCTGCCTTCTTCGCCGCCTCGGTCTTCTTGGCGGCCGCCGCCTTCTTCATCGCATCGGCCTTCTTCGCGGCCTCCGCCTGCTGCACGGCCGGGTCCTCGACCGTGTCCGGGACGGGGACCTCGAGGGAGTACTTGCTGCGGGAGGCGGGGATGACGCGCATGCCGTCGACCCAGTCGAAGGACTGCGGGTCGACGGCCTGCCCGTCCACCCAGGTCTCGAAGTGCAGGTGCGGGCCCGTGACCCGGACGCCGGTGGCCCCCACCGTGCCGAGCTGCTCGGAGGCGGCGAGCCGGTCCCCGGTCCGGACCCGGACGTCCTCGAGGTGGTTGTAGGTGGTCCTGATCCCGTCCGCGTGGGTGACTTCCACCCGGTTGCCGCCCCAGACGTCCCAGAACACGGCCGTCACCACGCCGTCGAGGGCGGCGACGACGGGCAGGCCCGCCGCGGCGGAGACGTCGGTGCCGTTGTGGAACTCGCGCCCGCCGCGGTCCGGGGCGATCCGCCAGCCGAACTGGCCGCCGGGCAGGACGGCGCCGGGACGGGCCGGCGCGATGATCGTGTTGACTGGCAGCTCGCCCTGGTACAGCTTCGGCGCCTGCCGGCCCGGGCGCACGGTCGAGGCCGACTCGCGCCCCCCGTCACCGCGGCCCGTCCCGGCCCGCCAGGAGCCCTGGCCCGCGCCGCCGTCCCGCACGGGCGAGGTCGTGCGGTCGTCCCGCAGCGGCCCGGCCGGCGGAGCGGGCCGCTCCTGCCCGGCCGCGAGCAGGCTCCATCCGCTGTCCCGCTGCTCCGTCCGCTCCGCGGAGGCCGCCGGGGCGCCGAAGGCCGAGCCCCGGCCCTGCCCGGTGTCCGGGCTGATGCCGGAGCTGACCGCCACGCTGACGGCCACCAGCGCCGAGAACGCGGTGAGCGCGGTCACCGGCGAGGACGCGCGCTGGCGCAGACCGGGGCGGGCGGAACGGCGAGAGGAGTCGCGGGGCATGACGGTGTTTCCCCCAGGATGTCGCGACGAGCGACGTGAAGATCGTGCAGGAGTTCGAGGTGCTGGGACCCAGCGTGATCAGCTTAAGCGAACGGAGTCTGACCACCGAGGAAACTCCCGTCCCCACATCAGCGCCTTGTCATGCGACGACTTGATGCAAACGCAAACGCCTCGGGTCGGACGGTCAGTAGGGCCCCGACCACCCGTCCTCGAGCAGACCGCGGACGTAGGCGGCCTGGCCGAGGTGCTGCGCGGCGTCGTCGACCGTGCTCACCAGGCGGGCGCCCCGGGTGACGGGCGGGGTCCACGACCGGTCCACCACGTCGTCCAGCTGAGCCTCCGTGAGTCCGTGCACGTACGTCACGGTGCGCTCGACCACCGCGTCGAGGTAGCCGCGCAGCAGGTCGGGGGACGCCACCCGGATCCGCGCGACGTCCTCCGGCCCGTCTCCGAAGCCCATGGAGGAGTCCGGGACGTCGAGGCCGAACCGCCCGCTCCATCCCTCGGCGGTCCACACCTCCTCCGTGCCGGCGAGCTGGGCCACCTGTGCGTCCTGCTGGCGGGACGCGTGCCACACCAGCCAGACCACGGAGTTCGCGGTCCCGCCCGGCATGGTGTGCAGCACCTCCGCCGAGATGCCCTCGAGCACGTGCTCCGCCACCTCGGACGGGCGGCGGGCGGCGTCCTCGAACAGTTCTTGCGGCGTCATCGCGACCACTCCTTCCTCGCCGGGGCCGGGCCGGCCCCTGCCGCCGAGCCTACGTCCCCCAGGGGCCGTGGCGCCGGGTCCCGATGAAGTGACGGCCCGGGTGCGGGCGGGTCAGCGCACGGCCGGCCGCAGCATGCGGGCGACCGTGAACGCCGCCAGGACCACCACGGCCGTCATGACCAGCGCCGTCCAGTGCATGCCCGCCGTGAACGCAGCGACCGCCGCCTCCTGCACCGCCGGACCGAGCGCCCCGGCGCCCTCCGCGACCTCGACGGCTCCGCCGAGGGTCTCGTGCGCCGCGGCCGAGGAGCCGGCGTCCAGGGCCGTGGGCAGGTCGAGGTGGCGCTGGTAGAAGGCGGTCATCAGTCCGCCGAGCACGGCCGTGCCCAGCACCGCACCGACCTCGTAGCCGGTCTCCGAGATCGCCGAGGCCGCGCCGGCCTTGTGCGGCGGGGCCGCCGTGAGGACGAGGTCGTTGGACAGCGTCTCGGCGAGCCCGATGCCGGTGCCCACCAGGCAGAAGGCCACGAGGACCACCACAGCGCCGGCGGTCGCGGAGAGGTCCGCGAGGGTGACCACGAGGAAGCCGGTCGAGGACAGGAGGATCCCCGCCGTGATCACGGTCCGGGGGCTCAGCCACCGCACGGCGCGCACGGCCACGAAGCCGGCGAGGACCGTGAGGACGAGGCCCGGGACCATGGTCAGGCCCGCGGTCATCGGGTCCAGACCGACCACGAGCTGCAGGTACTGGGTCAGCATGAACAAGAACCCGTAGAGCCCCACGTTGCCGAGCACGTTGACGGTGACGCCGCCGCGGAAGCCCGGGTGCCGGAACAGGCCGAGGTCCAGCATCGGGTGCGCCAGGACCGCCTGGCGCCGGACGAACAGCACACCGGCCAGCACGCCGAAGGCCGCGCTGAGCAGGCCCTGGAAGAGCTCCCCGGAGGCCGTCGCCGCCTTGATGCCGTAGACCACGGGGGTCATGGCGAGCATGGCGAGCAGCACGGACGGGACGTCCACCGGCCCGGGCCGGGGGTCGCGCGACTCCGGCACCAGCAGGGGGCCGAGCACCAGCAGGGGCAGCAGCACCGGCACGGACATCAGGAACACCGAGCCCCACCAGAAGTGGTTGAGCAGGAAGCCCCCGACGATGGGGCCCAGTGCGGCGCCGCCGCTGAAGCCGCCGGCCCACACCGCGATCGCGATCCGGCGCTGCCCCGGGTCCAGGAAGATGTTGCGCAGCAGGGACAGGGTCGCAGGCATCAGCATCGCGCCGAAGAGCCCCATGGCGGCCCGCCCCGCCACGAGCAGCTCGGCGGTGGGCGCGAAGGCCGACGCCGCGGAGACGGCGGCGAAGCCCGTGCCGCCGATCAGCAGCAGCCGCCGGCGGCCGATCCGGTCCCCCAGGGAGCCCATGGGGATGAGCAGGCCGGCGAGCACGAGGGGGTAGACGTCCACGATCCACAGCAGCTGCGCCCCGGTGGGGTGCAGCGCCTGGGAGATGGTGGGCAGCGCGAAGCTCAGGGCCGTGTTGTCGACCGACACGAGCAGGACGGGCATCATCAGGACCGCGAGCGCGGCCCATTCGCGCGCACCGGCCGTGGGGCGGGGCGTCAGCAGAGTGGTCATGGTTCACCTCCGGGGAACGGATCGGGAGCGGACAGCCTCAGTAAATGTACCGTCTAGACGGTACAGTTATGGGCGAGCTGACACAATGGGCACCACGTCCGACCCAGGGAGGTCTTCCTCACATGCCCCGCCCACCCGTGGCCCGGGACAAGCTCCTGGCCGCCTTCGAGCAGATCGTCCTCGACGACGGCGAGCGCGCCGCGACCCTCGACGCCGTCGCCGCCGCCGCCGGAGTGTCCAAGGGGGGTCTGCTCTACCACTTCCCGCACCGCCAGGCCCTCGTGGACGCGACGCTGCAGCGCCTCGAGGAGCTCATGCAGCTGGACCTCGAGGCCATGGCGGCGGCGCCGGACGGGGCCGCGCGCTACTTCCTGGTCACGTCCCTGTTCGAGGACAGCCGGCTGGACCGGGCCCTGATCGTGGCCTCCCGGCTCGTCCAGGCCGGGGACGAGAACGCCCGGGCCGCCCTGAAGCGGCTCGAGGTGGCATGGTACGAGCTGATCCTCGCGGACGTGGGCGACCCGGTGGTGGCGACCGCGGTCCAGCAGATGGGCGACGGGCTCTACCACAACGCGTCGATCGGCCTGCTGCCCGACGGCAGCGCCAGGCGGCACACCATCCTGGAGCACCTCCTGGCCGCGGTGGACCGGCTCAGCCCACGCCCCTGAGCGCACCGCGCCGGCCGGGCGGGAGGGCCCCCGTCAGGCGCGGGGCAGCGGGCGCACGTGCTCGGGCCGCAGACCGATGCCGATCGCCCGCCCGGTGAGGTGGGGCAGGAACGGCAGCGCCCGGACGAGGCCCAGCGGCACCGGGGGCCGCGGCCGCGCCCCGGTCCGGGCCGGCACGAGCCGGCGGGCCAGCACGAGCTGGAACAGCTGGGTGGCGCGCGCCGGCCACGCCCGCCGGCGCTGCACCCGCGCGAGATCCCGCGCCCGCACCCCGCCGCGCAGCAGCCGCGGCCCGAGCAGGTTCGCCGCCGCGACCGCGTCCTGGATCGCGAGGTTGATGCCCACGCCCCCGGCCGGGGACATCGCGTGCGCGGCGTCGCCGAGGAACAGGATCCCGGGCCGCCACCAGCGGCGCAGCCGGTCCACGCGCACGCGCAGCAGCTTCACCTGGTCCCAGTCCTCGATCGTGGTGACCCCCTCCCCCAGCCCGGGGGCGAGCGCGCGCACCCTCTCCCGGAAGGCGTCCAGTCCCTGGGCGCGCAGGGCGTCGTGCTCGCCGGCCCGCACGATCATGGCGGCCTGCCAGTAGCCGGTGCGCGGCAGGGCCACCACCGCGCCGTCCCCGGCGTTGAACAGCGGCTGCTCCTGCCCCTCGTGGCGGGGCACGCGGAACCACAGCACGTCCATCCGCGACGGCGAGGCCCTGGGCACCAGGCCGGCCGCGGCCCGCAGCACGGAGTCGCGGCCGTCGGCGGCCAGCACCAGCTCGGCCCGGATCCGCACCGGCGCCCCGTCGTCGTCGTGCGCCGTGACGCCGGTGCACCGGCCGTCCTCGACGAGCAGGCCGTCGGCGGCCGTGGAGCGCAGCAGCCGGAAGCCGGGCATCGCCTCGCCCTTCTCGGCGAGCAGGTCCAGGAAGTCCCACTGCGGCAGGAACGCGATGAACGGGCAGCGCACGGGCAGGCGGTCGAACCGGCCGACCACCACCGTCTCGCCGCCGAGGGAGACGGTGGCGCGCTCCACGCGGGTGTGCGGCAGCGCCAGGACGTCCTCGAGCCAGCCGAGCTCGGCCATCAGCTCGAGGGTGGAGGGGTGCAGGGTGTCGCCGCGGAAGTCGCGCAGGAAGTCCCCGTGCTTCTCCAGGACCACCACGTCCACGCCCTGCCGCGCGAGCAGCACCCCGGCCATCAGCCCGGCCGGGCC is from Kocuria rosea and encodes:
- a CDS encoding FAD-binding oxidoreductase, producing MSTTDHGAPDHGTTRALQELRGRLAGALVEPGDADYDRARRVWNGLIDARPRALVRAGDLADIDLALAAAQRTRLPLAVRGAGHGVAGHGTVEGGLVLDLGRLRGVVVDPANQLVSVEPGTTFAALDRATARHGLAVPGGLTGAVGVAGLTLCGGMGWLTRSNGLSLDNLDSADVVTAAGDHLHVSEEENAGLFWGLRGGGGNLGVVSSFTFRARRLPSTVLAGNLHYRRPRWAGALSAFAAWSRGLPDEMNPVLTFAIPPPAAGMGEEPVLTVGFSWVSEDHAAGLDVVDGLREDAPPDAEEMGPTPWLAWQGARDGLFPRGSHGHWRNLPFSRLDDEVVDVLVGLASGITCRGTGIDVHHLEGAFGRVPEEATAFPNRSARYWLTVHGVRHDPAEDEHLAAFVRTVRDTMQPFAEHGEYVGLMGPDAELGGDPVEAARLAYGREKHQRLAALKDRYDPGNLFRHNLNVPPGRP
- a CDS encoding M23 family metallopeptidase, which translates into the protein MPRDSSRRSARPGLRQRASSPVTALTAFSALVAVSVAVSSGISPDTGQGRGSAFGAPAASAERTEQRDSGWSLLAAGQERPAPPAGPLRDDRTTSPVRDGGAGQGSWRAGTGRGDGGRESASTVRPGRQAPKLYQGELPVNTIIAPARPGAVLPGGQFGWRIAPDRGGREFHNGTDVSAAAGLPVVAALDGVVTAVFWDVWGGNRVEVTHADGIRTTYNHLEDVRVRTGDRLAASEQLGTVGATGVRVTGPHLHFETWVDGQAVDPQSFDWVDGMRVIPASRSKYSLEVPVPDTVEDPAVQQAEAAKKADAMKKAAAAKKTEAAKKAGAAKKAAAAKKTEAAKKADAVKKAEAAKKAEAAKRAEAEKAGNAKPPVQQAEAAPAPDTPPVPAIPAVPAAPSVPAAPPADPDVPEPVPAPPVLEEPELPPVAPEPVVKPAPQPDVEPELEPGVAPQIPDAQRDTDKDGIPDVDDDNLDGDLLDGAPLLNHEDPDLDGDGFPNDEDPDLDGDGLRNEDDPDRDGDGIPNDQDAEPDSPAPKAAAGPATGRTGTTDPADPAGPAEGAGAAGAAPAAELRPAAGADGTVRP
- a CDS encoding mycothiol transferase: MTPQELFEDAARRPSEVAEHVLEGISAEVLHTMPGGTANSVVWLVWHASRQQDAQVAQLAGTEEVWTAEGWSGRFGLDVPDSSMGFGDGPEDVARIRVASPDLLRGYLDAVVERTVTYVHGLTEAQLDDVVDRSWTPPVTRGARLVSTVDDAAQHLGQAAYVRGLLEDGWSGPY
- a CDS encoding MFS transporter, whose translation is MTTLLTPRPTAGAREWAALAVLMMPVLLVSVDNTALSFALPTISQALHPTGAQLLWIVDVYPLVLAGLLIPMGSLGDRIGRRRLLLIGGTGFAAVSAASAFAPTAELLVAGRAAMGLFGAMLMPATLSLLRNIFLDPGQRRIAIAVWAGGFSGGAALGPIVGGFLLNHFWWGSVFLMSVPVLLPLLVLGPLLVPESRDPRPGPVDVPSVLLAMLAMTPVVYGIKAATASGELFQGLLSAAFGVLAGVLFVRRQAVLAHPMLDLGLFRHPGFRGGVTVNVLGNVGLYGFLFMLTQYLQLVVGLDPMTAGLTMVPGLVLTVLAGFVAVRAVRWLSPRTVITAGILLSSTGFLVVTLADLSATAGAVVVLVAFCLVGTGIGLAETLSNDLVLTAAPPHKAGAASAISETGYEVGAVLGTAVLGGLMTAFYQRHLDLPTALDAGSSAAAHETLGGAVEVAEGAGALGPAVQEAAVAAFTAGMHWTALVMTAVVVLAAFTVARMLRPAVR
- a CDS encoding TetR family transcriptional regulator, which produces MPRPPVARDKLLAAFEQIVLDDGERAATLDAVAAAAGVSKGGLLYHFPHRQALVDATLQRLEELMQLDLEAMAAAPDGAARYFLVTSLFEDSRLDRALIVASRLVQAGDENARAALKRLEVAWYELILADVGDPVVATAVQQMGDGLYHNASIGLLPDGSARRHTILEHLLAAVDRLSPRP
- a CDS encoding FAD-dependent oxidoreductase; protein product: MAAERTTEQVRTTCCVVGGGPAGLMAGVLLARQGVDVVVLEKHGDFLRDFRGDTLHPSTLELMAELGWLEDVLALPHTRVERATVSLGGETVVVGRFDRLPVRCPFIAFLPQWDFLDLLAEKGEAMPGFRLLRSTAADGLLVEDGRCTGVTAHDDDGAPVRIRAELVLAADGRDSVLRAAAGLVPRASPSRMDVLWFRVPRHEGQEQPLFNAGDGAVVALPRTGYWQAAMIVRAGEHDALRAQGLDAFRERVRALAPGLGEGVTTIEDWDQVKLLRVRVDRLRRWWRPGILFLGDAAHAMSPAGGVGINLAIQDAVAAANLLGPRLLRGGVRARDLARVQRRRAWPARATQLFQLVLARRLVPARTGARPRPPVPLGLVRALPFLPHLTGRAIGIGLRPEHVRPLPRA